The segment ACACGGATAGTCACCTCAGTGAATCCGAACATCCAACATTAAAGGGAAGCTGgataatagaaaattatatggAATCAAAACATCCTTAtattggcaagatcctcagacTCTAGAATGAGTTCTAGAAGTCCATAAAGTTTATACAAAAGCTAGCTTAATACAGTTGCCAGATTCCTGACCCGaatagaatgactaagtcatttCTACCAGCTATGAATGCACCAAGTAAGATTTGATGTTCAATAGaacacaatcaagttgctactGAATCTAAACAAGTTAGATTAATAAGTTCTAAAGATAAGATCCCTCGGATAAATATAGAAAGGTGCAAATGAAACCGTGGATGAGGGACTCCTAGACATAGTCGATCCAAAGATGGACAAACCTAAAAGCCGTGGCCACGGATGAGGAAACCATAAGATATGGTTGTACCTAAGGTACCTAATGATGCTTGGGACGCCAAGCTTCAGGGTATTAAAGGTCATAATAAAACCTCAATAAAGTTATGTCATGTCTAGGACACAAAAGGAACAAACGAGTACTCGAAGTTAACAATATACAATGCACAATGTAGCACTTAAAGATCATGAGATCAATGAGGATCATGAGACCCACATCCATAGATGAATGCATTCAACATGAGATTAAGATCAAATGGATAAGAAGACGTGGAGTTAAGAAAGAGAGGTTTTGGTCCTATAGTTCGGACACCTCTAGATAGAAAACCAGTTGGACAATGATTCTTTGTGagtaaaagaaatcaaacatgGTGAGATAGCCAAGTATAAGGCACGACCATATGCACAAGGATCTCACAAAGACCAGGAATCAATTATAAGGAGATAAGTTCCTTATGGTGGATGCAACAAACATTAAGATTCCTAGATAAGTCTGGCacataagaaagaaaaacttatacTTGCGGTTCAAGGATGTAAACCGCCTAATTATATAAGTCCActggataatatatataagtctcAGAGGATATAGAGTTGTCTAAAGCAACAAAGTTTTCGAGAACTAGAGTATACATGAATATTTTGATCTAAAGAAAATATCCTAAGAACTTCTGGAGACACTTCCCAAAAGACTATCTAAAGAAAGCATTGAAATGAATGTTTTGGGAAAGATTAAATTTGGGACAAACAAAGATTGTTTGGGACTACAAAGTAAGtatcttaaatatacttaaagaTGAAATCCTTGTGCATCGATAAGGCATACATAAAGATGTCAAAAAAACGATAGGCGTGAACCATTATGTAAAGTCTATAAGGTTCATTGACCCTAAATGCTTACTATAAAGTCTATGGCTCGCCCCATTGTATGGTAACATAGTCCATAGTCCCTATATCTGTACATAGACCCATTTGGTCATAAGGACGACAAGAAAGTTGTGCCTTAGTCCGTATACAATCCAATGCAAGACTCATGGTCGAATGTTTTCACTTGGTCCAAGTACTGACCCACTTTGTTCTAAGAAGGAACATGGTCACGAGACCACCTAAGATAGGTCACGGATCCTTTGATCCTAGATTGGACAGAGACATATTTCCTTGGTCTAGAAAAGACTCAATGCACATCCGGATGTAAATATTCACAAGTGAAACTATTGTTAAGTTTAAACTTAGTACTATACAtctaaataatttcaaagtgcAGTATGATCATATATGTTGTTAAATGATCAAACCATGAGGCATTGGAAATAAAACCATACATGTCCCTTGCCAAAGGTGCCATTGGCGCATTGCCTTGATGTGTTTGTTATACACATACGAACATGAGTTTTGAACTAAGCTTAAGCTATGTCCAAATATAAAGGCAATGGGACAGGATTGAAATATCCTTTTATTATGtttgagattattttatactaaccaaacccaaagatgtgtttgcttggttttgtttttgattatgataCAAGTTATAACATTGGATCTATACATGGATAGATCTCAAACAAGCAGTATGCACACGttggaaacaaagataaagAAGTACAAGTCCAACCAAAGACATGTCAGCCAGCTCCTTTACATCAACACCACGTCCATGAGACCTTCCTATCAGTCCAGGACGTGCACATTAGAAGACCAGCTTAGAGTCTTGGCTCCCATGGAGTTCCCACCAGTCTACTCATGCGCCAACCTCAGAAGCATATACGGAGGTACAAATCAGGGGAAGTGATacatgttgtactctttttccttcactatggttttgtcccactgggttttcctggtaaggttttaatgaggcaacaccaaGTAATTGGTAAAATGTATCACGAGCCCAAAAAGAATTTGGTATCTGGCGAACTCAAGATGGATTCAACATccaggggaagtgttatgaaccGACTGTTCAGatggatgtttatccaaaagatacttaGTAGGCTTTAGCCCATTAGTGGTCCATCTTGTAACTGGCCCATTAGGGTTTCAGACATTGTAACTCCCTATATAAGGAGTTTATATTCGACATTAATAATACACACTCACaacaattttcttctttttgcaaTTGCGAACTACTTtcacctctataaattaatagtgttggcattacaccaaaactataattttttattaatttatagaaattattagtttatcaaaatattaattgaaccaaaaattcaatttgagactataaaattatattagtttataaagatattaatttaaaaagattataatGTACTCCTTAAGTTTCAGAataattcatatttaaaaaataattgtttctaaaaaaatctatattttatattttcaatatatataataatagcAAATTGTAAATTCCAAACacattaattatgtttattgaattttaattggttaaaaatcttagaaaataactaaacacataaaataatatatcaattatcaaattttctgtattttcttaaaaaatgtgaaaactataaaatatatatcttttcgAAACATATGAAATATTCTAATAGATCATAGATGTATGTACTATGTAGTGGAAAACATATAGATTTTCTTTTGGCATAATATAAAGAGTTTataaagaaatagataaaagaaaatcaatGGAGCCATAAAAGACTCTTAATTATTATCTATATAATCCCTTTGAAGGGTTAGTTTAATTTCactataagttttttttttttggtctaaaatTTCACTATAAGTTGATTAGTTCTTCGCATGTTTTCGACGCATTGgattatatatacatttcatAACCAGTAAATTTTAAACCAGATTTCTTCTGAAATACATGTATACCTCGGTTTTCAAACTCCGTTCCCATGATCCCATCAACATAACAAACCATTTAAATAACAAGCACGAGTGAAAAGTACTACTACGTTATATGAGTACCGTTACCGTATGTATTGTgccatgcatatatataaactcGTCAATTTTATTTGCGGAAGAATAATCAGAGCAAAGCTCATGGACTGGGCCAAACGTTCAGCAGTTCAGTACACACATCTATCACTCATTTATCTTTTGGTCCAGTCTTCAATTTAATTATTACTCTTTCACATAGCTAAATTTCAAGTAAATTTTAGAATAGAAATTGATGTGAATCAACATCAAGAACCAATAATCAGATCGCGAGGTGATCAATTAAACTATCAGCCGCAAATATAAACAAAGACGGGgaaaatttgattaatttggTGAGATACTATATTCTAAGTCACACATAATACAATAAGAGAATCgaataattttattgaaaaggGTAATAAATAATGTCAGGTATTCGCATTTTAAGCAAAAGCATATGACAAAAGTTAGGTCTTGAATAAAATATCGCATACAAGTTATTCACTGATAAAAATAATCAGTCCTAAGAAGACGCAAACCACATGCATTCTCATCATAAATCGACTCCTATAAATACACACCTCTATCTCCCTCCAAATCCAAACCAATAGATCACATTTTtcatacaacaacaacaacaaaaacattcAAACTTCACTACCTATACTTTCAAATCGCTCAAAACCCACCCCAAACATTATTTGCTCAAACTCACTTCAAAAATGGAGAATATGTTTAGCCTAATGGCACGTGAAGAATATGTATCAGACCGTAGGTGTATATGGGTCAACGGTCCGGTTATCGTCGGAGCCGGTCCATCCGGATTAGCTACAGCAGCTTGTCTTCGTGATCAAGGAGTCCCATTCGTTGTGGTCGAAAGATCAGACTGCATAGCTTCACTATGGCAAAAACGTACTTACGACAGACTCAAGCTTCACTTGCCCAAGAAGTTTTGCCAATTACCTAAAATGCCCTTCCCGGATCACTACCCTGAATACCCGACAAAACGACAGTTCATCGATTACCTTGAGTCCTACGCAAATCATTTCGATATTAAACCGGAGTTTAATAAATCCGTCGAGTCTGCTCGGTTTGATGAAACGAGCGGGTTGTGGCGGGTTAGGACGACTGCTGCTGGAGAGGAGATGGAGTATATTTGCAGGTGGTTGGTTGTGGCGACGGGAGAAAACGCCGAACGTGTTGTGCCCGAGATTAATGGGCTTAAGACGGAGTTCAACGGAGAAGTGATTCACGCTTGTGAGTATAAGTCCGGTGAAAAATTTAGAGGGAAGAGAGTTCTTGTCGTGGGATGTGGAAACTCTGGCATGGAAGTGTCTCTTGATCTTGCTAATCACAATGCTATTACTTCCATGGTCGTTCGTAGCTCGGTAAgcaaaaacaaatacaaaaaatatttatttatttatttatattcttacaAACTATATAATAATGTTTGAAACATTAAGCTAACCATGTTCTTGTGTTTCTTAACGCGACCAGGTTCATGTATTACCTAGAGAAGTTATGGGAAAGTCAACATTCGGAATCTCAGTGATGTTGATGAAGTGGCTGCCTCTATGGCTCGTAGACAAGCTTTTACTGATTTTATCATGGTTGGTTCTAGGTAGCTTAACAAACTACGGGCTTAAAAGGCCCAGCGTAGGCCCAATGGAGCTCAAAAGCAAGACGGGAAAGACCCCGGTTCTCGACATCGGTGCTCTAGAGAAGATAAAGTCCGGCAACGTAGGAATCGTCCCTGCGATCAAACGGTTCTCACGAAGACACGTGGAGCTAGTAGATGGTCAGAAGCTAGACATTGACGCGGTGGTTCTGGCCACCGGCTATCGCAGCAACGTCCCTTCTTGGCTTCAGGAAAGTGAGTTCTTTTCGAAAAGTGGCTTCCCAAAATCGCCGTTTCCACAAGCTTGGAAAGGGAAGTCGGGTTTATATGCGGCCGGATTCACGAGGAAAGGGTTGGCCGGAGCATCTGCAGATGCTGTTAATATAGCTCAAGATATTGGTAACGTGTGGAGAGAAGAGACTAAGCGacagaagatgagaagaaatgTAGGGCACCGTAGATGCATCTCAGTTGCTTAAGCCTCACGTTAGGTGTTTTTGTTCCAAATAATATGATTTActtgtataaaaatatactaaaatgtATAATAGAGTCAAGAGAGCCCTCTCCTGAAGTCCTCTGACAGTGTGTCTTTAGTTACACAACTGTAAGGACGTTTTGTATAGGATGACATGGCTTTTAAGCATATACTTCATTTTTGTAATAGGTTTCTTGGAATCAActaaatattgtttttggtAAGAatcaactaatatattttcgtaATAGGTTTCTTGTAATATACACATGCTTCAACCTGAAGCAATCCTTGATTCATACCTGCAAAACAATCTCAACTAACAATATGTCAGTTTAATTCAAGCCTGAGATTGAATTTACAGTGATCTGTTTGAAACTCTTAAGCATCACTCTGCTCCGCTATTGTTTTCAATAGAACACGCAGTCTAACTCCACCTCGCTAGAAAGACTTTGGAAGCAATTATCTCTGCTTAACCTTGTTCAAAAAACCCTTCTGCGTCATACTTGCTGCGAACCCTTTGTACCACCATCAGTACAATGAACCCATCATCTAACTGTTAACTCTGCTAGACTGACTCTGGATGCAATTCTCGCTTAGGCAACTTCCAACAGAAACTTATCAACAGCTGAAACCTCACTGCTGATTTCTCCTTTCAACCACGTCTCACACTAACAGCCTCTTGTAGTGCTCCTGAGACTTCTCTGTGCATCAGACTCAAGACATCTCCTCTAGAACCCTGATATCTTTTCTCTTCTGTGCCACCCTCTCACACCCTTACTTGTATGAGAAATCACACCAGACTTGGTGTTTGCATCACATTCTATCTCACAGACCCAATCAGTACCTCATTCTGATTTATCTTCATTCTTCAAGCATGCCTTAGTATCTATAAACCTCACGTGAATACTTCTCTGTCATTCCTGAGATGAGAACCTTACTGTGATGCTCCAAAGACACAAGTAGACCTCACTTGTTCTTTACCCAAATGCAGTTTGACTTCTCTGCATTTCCATTCAATCATGAATGCCTTTCAGTTGCTCAACTTCTCTGAGATGACCAGAACTTCTTTAACCTTCAGTCTCAACATTGAAACCCTTTCATCGATGCTCCTGAAACTGTCCTTGCAAACTCTGCAACCAGCCTCTTTCAATGTGCCCTCATCTCAGATACTTAACcaccatctcattgacatttgagATACCTGCAACTGACCACCAGATGTCCCCACCACCATCAATCACTCCACCAGACCTGAGCAGCCTCCACTTTTATCTCTGACGAAACCAACCTGTGACTGAACCTTGTAGACATCTTTTCCTTGACCTTGGATCTCTGTCTTCAAGAAGCCTATTGAAAAAACCAGTGATTCCCTTTTAACTGTTACCCTCCGTGAACTAGCCATCCTGATTTCTGCATCCGCCTGAGTTCACTACTCCACCTGCGACCAAACTTCTACTAGGTAGCTTTGTAGTTCATTTACTTGCAGAAACTCCACCTGAAGCTTGAATCATTCAAAGCTTCATATATTTTTCTGACTTAGCTCCACCTTAAGAGATAATCATCACTGTCTCAATCTTTAATCATGTTGTAATACTTGATAATGTGTCTCAGACTCATGACACACACTCAATATCTTTGCAGCCACTGCAACAAATTCGCTTAAACCAGAAGATCCACCAAGTGAATGACTGCACTTGATATATCTCCTTGACATCTCGACTCTTCCTTGTCACTGAACGTTGACCATTCAGAACAATAATTCTGCTACCACCTCAATTGCTTCGGATGCTTACGAACCAACTTCTGTGGACGTCTAAGAAAACATTCCGAAGCTTCCTGAAAAACACCTGAGCATTGCTTTGGAACCTTTTAAGCAAAACCTTAACCTTCTTGAAGCTTCATGTCAAGATTTCCATATAACCAGCAACGCCATATCTAGGTTGACGTATTACCCGGTCACGTAAACTAGAAACCAATTTCCTTTACCATAGGTTTCTATACCACTGATTCCACCATCAGTTTCACCAAGAGTAATCATCTTCCCTGCCAAGTAAAGACACTAACTCCCTGTGTCACAACAGCTAAAACTGACCTCTTCATGCTTCAACCTTCAAGCTTCTTCTTGTAGCTTCAAGTTGAATCACCATCTCACAAatcaactaatatattttcgtaTGGATATTGGATTTTATATCGATTTGAACCggtttaaaacaatttaaactgttttaaaatagtttaaatcaATTTGCATCGTATAGGTTGGAATTTATGAAAGTTATTTCGATTAGAACCGATCTGCAGCAGCGGCATAGATGCAGTAAACCGATGATTTTTAGATCTATGATTATAACTGTTTGTTGAACTCGTGGTGAGACCCAATTTTGCTTTAATAGTTGACATTTGAGCCCATTCATAGAGGCCCAGAATCGTTGATAGCTGCTAGGCCTAATAGCTGCAGTGGGATTGCTAACCGTCCCCGTCTCGGTCCGTTTTAAGACTGATTTGACCAAAATAAGAACCGGTCTGTTCAATCGGTTAAGAGTTAAACAAACCAGACCGGACCTGATTTATCGAAAAAAGAACATTATCCAATCTCCGGACCAAACCATCTGGACCGGATGGGGACATTTAACGACTCTTAACTTGTTTTCATCCGTCTTCGCCACTCTATAAAGTATAAACCCTAACAAGAACAAAAGTTGCAAGATTTCTCTTCGATTCATGTTTATTTAGCTTTCTCACAAACCTGGAAAACAGTGATAAAGGCGGAGAGAGTAGTGGAATCAGGGTCTAATGGTGGAGAATCGGAGAAATCTCTAAAAGAAAAAGGGAATGAGTTCTTCAAAGCTGGGAACTACCTTAAAGCCGCAGCTCTCTATACTCAAGCCATCAAGCTCGATCCTTCTAACGCTACTCTCTACAGGCACGAGTTTAACTTTTCAATCAAAGATGATAACTTCCTCCATCATCTGTGTGAATCTAGTTGTTGGGCTTTGATGAGTTTCCTTCAATTTGAGTtgaagatcttttttttttctcttttgttctcTTGTGACATGTTAAGGACCTGTAAAGAGAGGCTTTTTGTACCTTGAATTGTTTGATCTTTAATGGCATTAAAGTTGAGGGCTTTTTGCTCAGAGTAGACTACTAATGAGCAGACTTTAAAGTGTATTAAAAGTTTATCGAGCTGAGCAGACTACTAATGTACGTTGCAGTAACCGAGCTGCTGCATTTTTGAGTCTAGTTAAGCTTAGCAAAGCCTTAGCTGTTGCTGAGACTACCATCAAACTCAACCCTCAATGGGAGAAGGTAAACTCCAAACAAGACAATGTTTTGTTTCTGTCTTTTGTGCTCTATCTCTTCCACAGTAACATATAATATCAATACATATACTTGTATTCATTTGTCACTTTTAGTCTTTGATTCATTGTGTCTAGTCCCTGGTCTAGTTTGTATATAATAAACCCGGACTTGTACATTATGACTtgagtttaatgaaaatgagTTTGTTTTACTCATAATATGTCCTATCTACCTTCTTCAGGGGTACTTCAGGAAAGGTTCTGTGCTTGAAGCCATGGAAAAATACCAAGATgtgatcttttttttctctctctcttgttttaCTTCTTTTTCATTACCTTTTCCATTCTGATCATATGGTAGTTAAGATCTCTTTTTTGATGATTGTGACAGGCCTTGTCTGCATTTGAAATGGCTCTGAAGCACAATCCACAAAGCGCAGAAGTTTCAAGAAAGATCAAGAGGCTCGGCCAGTTGCACAAGGAGAAACAGAGAGCTCAAGAGCTGGAGAGTTTGAGATCTAATGTCAACATGGCTAAGCATCTCGAGAGCTTTAAATCTGAATTGGTTCGTTTCTGTTTACTAACCTTCCTCGCTGCATATTCGGCTCAGATTCTTAGAAATTTAACTGTCTCCTTACTTGTGCAGTCTGCAAACTATGGAGCTGAAGAGTGTTGGAAAGagatgttttcttttcttgctGAGACTATGGAAACAGCTGTGAAGTCGTGGCACGAGACATCTAGAGTCGATACTAGAGTCTATTTCCTTCTTGACAATGAGAAAACGCAAACCGATAAGTACGCACCAGTAGTCAACATCGATAAGGTAGTATGAAGGACATGAGCCAAGAGTCCTTCTACGTGACTATTTGTTTTGTCTGCTAAAactgttttgtttctttgaCAGGCTTTTGAGTCACCAAACACACACAGTAACTGCTTTACGTATCTGAGGCAATACGCAGAAGACTCCTTCTCCAAAGCTGCTTGCTTAGTAACAGCAAAGAGTAGTATATCTTATCCGCAGGTGTGGAAAGGTCAAGGCTCAAGGAAGTGGAAACTGGGACAAAACGATGGGATCTTTGTTCAGTTTGAGTCTCCTTGTATTCGAAGTGTTTGGTTCATTCCTAGCACCAAAGAAAAGGGTCAAACGTTTTGCAGGTTCCTCCTTCTCTCAAACTTACCCTCTTCTTGGTTTTTGCAATGAGCTGTTGTATCCTTCCTGGGATTAAAACTTTTTTGTGGGATTTTGATTACAGGGAACCTCAAGCTCTAGATATAGGCGCACATGAGATTCTACCTCGCATCTTCAAGGAAACATCGAAGAGCTCGTAAGAGGGCATTGCTGTGTTTCAGCAGGAGTCCGTCTCTATATCCAGTTTTTGATCAAGGCTGAAAAGAAGAG is part of the Raphanus sativus cultivar WK10039 chromosome 5, ASM80110v3, whole genome shotgun sequence genome and harbors:
- the LOC108860185 gene encoding probable indole-3-pyruvate monooxygenase YUCCA9, whose protein sequence is MENMFSLMAREEYVSDRRCIWVNGPVIVGAGPSGLATAACLRDQGVPFVVVERSDCIASLWQKRTYDRLKLHLPKKFCQLPKMPFPDHYPEYPTKRQFIDYLESYANHFDIKPEFNKSVESARFDETSGLWRVRTTAAGEEMEYICRWLVVATGENAERVVPEINGLKTEFNGEVIHACEYKSGEKFRGKRVLVVGCGNSGMEVSLDLANHNAITSMVVRSSVHVLPREVMGKSTFGISVMLMKWLPLWLVDKLLLILSWLVLGSLTNYGLKRPSVGPMELKSKTGKTPVLDIGALEKIKSGNVGIVPAIKRFSRRHVELVDGQKLDIDAVVLATGYRSNVPSWLQESEFFSKSGFPKSPFPQAWKGKSGLYAAGFTRKGLAGASADAVNIAQDIGNVWREETKRQKMRRNVGHRRCISVA
- the LOC108858485 gene encoding uncharacterized protein LOC108858485; this encodes QEQKLQDFSSIHVYLAFSQTWKTVIKAERVVESGSNGGESEKSLKEKGNEFFKAGNYLKAAALYTQAIKLDPSNATLYSNRAAAFLSLVKLSKALAVAETTIKLNPQWEKGYFRKGSVLEAMEKYQDALSAFEMALKHNPQSAEVSRKIKRLGQLHKEKQRAQELESLRSNVNMAKHLESFKSELSANYGAEECWKEMFSFLAETMETAVKSWHETSRVDTRVYFLLDNEKTQTDKYAPVVNIDKAFESPNTHSNCFTYLRQYAEDSFSKAACLVTAKSSISYPQVWKGQGSRKWKLGQNDGIFVQFESPCIRSVWFIPSTKEKGQTFCREPQALDIGAHEILPRIFKETSKSS